One genomic window of Halorubrum hochsteinianum includes the following:
- a CDS encoding DUF7565 family protein — protein sequence MAPRWTCGIGDCDAAFDDVEAAIVHQTNDHQRHECKVCGTIVPDGYFAIRHAFDEHTRAEFVRAYDADSAAVRRREEIKGEIESAADLQRVVEQLDRGV from the coding sequence ATGGCCCCTCGCTGGACGTGCGGGATCGGCGACTGCGACGCCGCCTTCGACGACGTGGAGGCGGCGATCGTCCACCAGACCAACGACCACCAGCGCCACGAGTGCAAGGTGTGCGGCACCATCGTCCCGGACGGCTACTTCGCGATCCGCCACGCGTTCGACGAGCACACCCGCGCCGAGTTCGTCCGCGCGTACGACGCCGACTCCGCGGCGGTGCGCCGCCGCGAGGAGATCAAAGGCGAGATCGAGTCCGCGGCCGACCTCCAGCGGGTCGTCGAACAGCTCGACCGCGGCGTCTG